CCTAACACTCGTTCGTATAAAGTTTCGTAAACTAGACTTATTTTCTCAGCTTTTAGCTTTTGTGGCTTCCTTATCACTTGCACTGGGTAGGATAGATTACTTGAATGAAGACTGGCAGTAAAATCGACTCCTCCATACCTAAAAACTCAGAAGCAGCTTGCAAAGATAGGAATGAAACCTGTCAAACCAGTAGGGGTAATTAAAACAAGTAAATACGACCTCCATCTTTACGATCCAAGTAGTTCAGAATCAGCAATTCCTAAGAAGAAAGCCTCTGTTGCTCAACTTGAAGCCTTAGCCAAAGGCAGAGAAAAGCAACTCCTCCTCCGTCAACGGCATCAATGGTACGAGGAAATTGGTAGATTTGAGCAGGATGAAAATTGTGCAATTGAATGGGCAAGAAAACAGTTAAAGAGAAGAAAGTGGGTAATATTAGACACTGAAACAACTGGATTAGATGATGCCGAGATTGTACAAATTGGTATTATTGACCGCGAAGGTAAAACAGTTCTTGACTCCTTAATTAAGCCAACGATCGCCATTCCTGAAGAAGCGATCGCCGTTCACTGTATAACGAACGAAGCTGTAGCCAATGCCCCTAGTTTTCCTGAAATCTATCCTCAAATAGTCGAAGCTCTAAAAAGTAAGCAAGTTTTGATTTACAATGCCAATTTTGATACTTCAATTTTGAGATACTGCTGCAAGCTTCACAAACTACCGCTTCTGGAATTTAAGAAAGGATGTGACTGCGTGATGAAGTGGTACTCGCAATATTGTGGAGAATGGTCTAGGTATTATGGCAGTTACAAATGGCAACCTCTGAACGGCAAACATAATGCG
This genomic interval from Chroococcidiopsis sp. TS-821 contains the following:
- a CDS encoding 3'-5' exonuclease, which encodes MKPVKPVGVIKTSKYDLHLYDPSSSESAIPKKKASVAQLEALAKGREKQLLLRQRHQWYEEIGRFEQDENCAIEWARKQLKRRKWVILDTETTGLDDAEIVQIGIIDREGKTVLDSLIKPTIAIPEEAIAVHCITNEAVANAPSFPEIYPQIVEALKSKQVLIYNANFDTSILRYCCKLHKLPLLEFKKGCDCVMKWYSQYCGEWSRYYGSYKWQPLNGKHNAVDDCLATLALIQVMASEELINLEASFQSYLHR